One window of the Zea mays cultivar B73 chromosome 3, Zm-B73-REFERENCE-NAM-5.0, whole genome shotgun sequence genome contains the following:
- the LOC100191723 gene encoding uncharacterized protein LOC100191723: MEGNQILVQSEQSLIPGVQTLVIGQEFADVDTCRRAVKDMAIALHYELRVVKSDRSRFIAKCSKEGCPWRVHIAKCPGVPTFTVRTLHGDHKCEGVLNLHHQQATVGWVARSVEARLRDNPQIKPKEILQDIREQHGVAVSYMQAWRGKERSMAAVNGTLEDGYRLLPAYCEQIVKTNPGSVATYGGIGPGNAFQRLFVSFHASIYGFLNGCRPLLEIDKADLKGKYLGTLLCASAIDADHMMFPLAFGVVDSESDDNWNWFISELRKMLGVNTDKMPVLTILSERKRQVVKAVGSNFPTAFHGFCLRYVSESFLDEFKNTKLLNLFWSAVYALTASEFDAKVNEMMRVQDVMPWLQRFPPNLWAVSCFQGIRYGHFSLGITEILYNLSLDCHELPIVQAIEHIRHQLTCWFAERQNLAQSYNSVLVPSAEKLVSEAIHDSQCYQVLRANKVEFEIVSSERTNIVDTEARSCSCRRWQIYGIPCAHATAALLSCGEDPRFYAHDCFSVMKYRETYSQPIHPIPDRSHWSNSSPGLQGVASKADVMMLSPPNIRRPPGRPKMKILKIESMKRPKRIVQCGRCHLVGHSQKKCSLRSCDSYPH, from the coding sequence ATGGAAGGCAACCAGATTTTGGTCCAGTCAGAGCAGAGCCTTATACCAGGTGTGCAAACTCTTGTCATCGGTCAAGAGTTTGCAGATGTTGACACTTGTCGGAGGGCTGTCAAGGACATGGCCATTGCTTTGCACTATGAGCTCCGTGTGGTGAAATCTGATCGTAGCCGTTTCATCGCAAAGTGCTCAAAAGAAGGTTGCCCTTGGCGTGTGCACATCGCTAAGTGCCCTGGTGTTCCAACTTTCACTGTCAGGACTTTGCATGGGGACCACAAATGTGAGGGTGTTCTGAACCTGCATCATCAGCAGGCTACTGTTGGTTGGGTTGCTAGGTCTGTCGAGGCAAGGCTCAGGGATAACCCTCAGATTAAGCCAAAGGAGATACTGCAGGATATTCGGGAGCAGCATGGTGTCGCTGTTTCTTATATGCAGGCATGGCGTGGAAAGGAGAGAAGCATGGCTGCAGTTAATGGTACTCTTGAGGATGGATACCGCCTTCTTCCTGCATACTGTGAGCAGATTGTTAAGACGAATCCTGGTAGCGTCGCAACATATGGAGGTATTGGACCAGGGAATGCCTTCCAGCGGCTGTTTGTCTCGTTTCATGCATCCATTTATGGTTTCTTGAATGGGTGCAGGCCCCTTCTAGAAATTGACAAGGCTGACTTGAAGGGAAAGTATCTTGGGACATTGCTTTGTGCTTCAGCTATTGATGCTGATCACATGATGTTCCCTCTAGCATTTGGTGTTGTTGATTCTGAGAGTGATGATAACTGGAATTGGTTTATATCGGAATTGAGGAAGATGCTTGGAGTTAACACAGATAAGATGCCGGTCTTGACTATACTTTCTGAGAGAAAGCGGCAAGTGGTTAAAGCAGTTGGATCTAATTTCCCCACTGCTTTTCATGGTTTTTGCCTGAGATACGTGAGCGAGAGTTTCCTTGACGAGTTCAAGAATACTAAACTGCTTAACCTTTTCTGGAGTGCTGTTTATGCTCTCACAGCATCAGAATTTGATGCAAAGGTAAATGAAATGATGCGAGTTCAAGATGTCATGCCATGGTTACAGCGTTTCCCACCAAACCTGTGGGCAGTCTCTTGCTTTCAGGGTATCAGATACGGCCATTTTAGTCTTGGGATAACCGAGATATTGTACAACTTGTCGCTTGACTGTCACGAACTTCCCATCGTGCAGGCCATCGAGCACATAAGGCACCAACTGACTTGCTGGTTTGCTGAGCGTCAGAACTTGGCACAGTCATACAACTCAGTTCTTGTTCCGTCAGCTGAGAAACTTGTTTCAGAAGCCATCCATGACTCGCAGTGCTACCAGGTCCTTCGAGCAAACAAGGTGGAGTTTGAGATCGTGTCGTCGGAGCGGACAAACATCGTGGACACTGAAGCTAGGTCCTGCTCATGCCGCCGATGGCAAATCTACGGCATTCCATGCGCACATGCTACCGCCGCGCTGCTTTCGTGTGGCGAAGACCCGCGCTTCTATGCTCATGACTGCTTCAGTGTAATGAAGTACCGAGAAACATATTCGCAGCCAATACATCCAATTCCAGACAGGAGCCACTGGAGCAATTCTTCTCCCGGGTTACAAGGTGTGGCCAGCAAGGCCGATGTGATGATGCTCAGCCCACCCAATATCCGGAGGCCTCCTGGTCGACCCAAGATGAAGATTCTAAAGATCGAGAGCATGAAGCGGCCGAAACGGATCGTTCAGTGTGGACGATGTCATCTTGTAGGGCATTCTCAAAAGAAGTGCTCTCTGCGAAGCTGTGACTCGTATCCACATTGA